The following coding sequences lie in one Canis lupus familiaris isolate Mischka breed German Shepherd chromosome 34, alternate assembly UU_Cfam_GSD_1.0, whole genome shotgun sequence genomic window:
- the TPPP gene encoding tubulin polymerization-promoting protein, giving the protein MADSKAKSAKAANKTPPKSPGDPAKDRAAKRLSLETEGAPEGAAATAPELSALEEAFRRFAVHGDTRATGKEMHGKNWSKLCKDCQVIDGKNVTVTDVDIVFSKIKGKSCRTITFEQFKEALEELSKKRFKDKSSEEAVREVHKLIEGKAPIISGVTKAISSPTVSRLTDTTKFTGSHKERFDPSGKGKGKAGRVDLVDESGYVPGYKHAGTYDQKVQGGK; this is encoded by the exons ATGGCTGACAGTAAGGCCAAGTCCGCCAAGGCCGCCAACAAGACGCCCCCCAAGTCCCCAGGAGACCCTGCAAAGGACAGGGCAGCCAAGAGGCTGTCGCTGGAGACGGAAGGTGCCCCCGAGGGGGCGGCGGCCACGGCCCCGGAGCTCAGCGCCCTGGAGGAGGCCTTCCGGCGGTTTGCTGTGCACGGGGACACCAGGGCCACCGGGAAGGAGATGCACGGCAAGAACTGGTCGAAACTGTGTAAGGACTGCCAGGTCATCGACGGGAAGAACGTGACTGTCACCGACGTGGACATCGTCTTCAGCAAAATCAA AGGGAAGTCCTGCCGGACCATCACGTTCGAGCAGTTCAAGGAGGCGCTTGAAGAGCTCTCCAAGAAGCGATTCAAAGATAAGAGCAGCGAGGAAGCCGTCCGCGAGGTGCACAAGCTCATCGAGGGCAAGGCCCCCATCATCTCAGGGGTGACG AAAGCCATCTCGTCGCCCACTGTATCTCGACTCACAGACACGACCAAGTTCACGGGCTCCCACAAGGAACGCTTCGACCCATCGGGCAAGGGCAAGGGCAAGGCAGGCCGCGTGGACCTGGTGGATGAGTCAGGCTACGTGCCGGGCTACAAGCACGCAGGCACCTATGACCAGAAGGTGCAGGGGGGCAAGTAG